Proteins found in one Calditrichota bacterium genomic segment:
- a CDS encoding GNAT family N-acetyltransferase, translating into MLYRLFEEKDVESVAAFLNSIFIYDNMTRSLLFEKTFGDDAFQPDMTWIVENGNEIIAFMQGVFRHDEGKRLGWIKLFGVAPDYRRRGIATELLNRVELSMKEAGVEKLGLLASYVNYFQPGIDPRYTEAVVFAERRGFTRFDETENMEVDLIHQSFETAEKEAALQKENFFVRRATAGDKAAVVAWAEKSFPSWVGEILSTFKNDPISLHLAFHGNDIVAFSAYDANNKGTGWFGPIGTDPICRGKGIGGVLLRRCLNDMKKQGQPVSIIPWIGPIAFYLHYANAHISRIFWLYEKNLVSSAD; encoded by the coding sequence ATGCTGTACCGTTTGTTTGAAGAAAAGGATGTGGAATCCGTCGCTGCTTTTCTGAATTCTATTTTTATCTACGACAACATGACACGCTCTCTCCTGTTTGAAAAGACATTCGGGGATGATGCTTTTCAACCTGACATGACCTGGATTGTGGAAAATGGCAACGAAATCATCGCGTTTATGCAGGGTGTATTCAGGCATGATGAGGGCAAGCGCCTCGGATGGATTAAACTTTTTGGCGTGGCCCCCGATTACCGAAGACGGGGAATTGCAACCGAATTGCTGAACCGTGTGGAGCTCTCCATGAAAGAAGCGGGCGTAGAAAAATTGGGGCTTCTGGCATCGTACGTCAATTATTTCCAGCCCGGAATTGACCCGCGGTACACGGAAGCCGTTGTTTTCGCTGAACGCCGCGGTTTTACCCGCTTCGACGAAACGGAGAATATGGAGGTCGATCTGATTCATCAATCTTTTGAAACGGCCGAAAAAGAAGCGGCCCTTCAAAAAGAAAACTTTTTCGTCCGGCGGGCGACGGCAGGCGACAAAGCGGCCGTGGTGGCCTGGGCTGAAAAAAGTTTTCCGAGCTGGGTAGGCGAAATTCTTTCCACCTTCAAAAATGATCCCATCAGCCTGCATCTGGCATTTCACGGAAATGACATTGTGGCCTTCTCGGCTTACGATGCCAACAACAAGGGTACCGGATGGTTTGGCCCCATCGGCACCGATCCTATTTGCCGGGGGAAAGGAATCGGCGGTGTGCTGCTGCGGCGCTGTCTGAACGACATGAAAAAGCAGGGACAACCCGTTTCCATCATCCCTTGGATCGGCCCGATTGCCTTTTACCTGCACTACGCCAACGCCCACATTTCACGCATTTTCTGGCTGTATGAAAAAAACCTGGTATCATCTGCGGATTAA
- a CDS encoding DUF1343 domain-containing protein: MLENILTLFMGFLLMTNGAQAQYHPVVKPGIDVLLEKHLDLIQGKRVGLITNPTGVTSEMESDITALYREPGVELKALFGPEHGVRGETPAGAKVGTYTDPETGIPVYSLYGKTRKPTPHMLDSLDVLLFDIQDVGIRPYTYVYTMAYAMEAAKEKGIPFIVLDRPNPLGGLLVEGPILDETFKSFIGLYPIPYVHGMTIGELAELFNTAYGIGADLTIVKMEGWRRDMLFNDTGLLWIPTSPHVPHADTPFFLATTGGFGELGTISEGVGTPTPFELVGAPWVSATKLARALNAAKLPGVYFRPLSFHQYYAHFSGKTCNGVQIHILNRRRFLPMRTQITILATLYHLYPNAGIFDTDRVKSFYRAMGTDKIRKEIEAGWTVDQILNADKPELLRFLRLRKKFLLY; this comes from the coding sequence ATGCTTGAAAATATCCTTACACTTTTTATGGGATTTCTTCTCATGACAAACGGCGCACAGGCTCAGTACCATCCGGTTGTAAAACCCGGAATTGACGTTTTGCTGGAAAAGCATCTCGATTTGATTCAGGGAAAGCGCGTGGGGCTCATCACCAACCCCACAGGCGTAACCTCAGAAATGGAATCCGACATTACGGCTTTGTACCGGGAACCGGGTGTCGAATTGAAGGCTCTCTTCGGGCCGGAACACGGCGTTCGCGGCGAAACCCCCGCCGGGGCAAAAGTGGGCACGTACACGGATCCCGAAACGGGAATTCCCGTGTACAGTCTGTACGGAAAAACCCGAAAGCCAACCCCTCACATGCTCGATTCCCTGGACGTCCTTCTCTTTGATATTCAGGATGTGGGAATCCGCCCCTACACCTACGTGTACACCATGGCCTACGCCATGGAAGCCGCCAAAGAAAAAGGAATCCCGTTTATCGTGCTCGACCGTCCCAATCCCCTGGGAGGTCTCCTGGTGGAAGGCCCCATTCTGGACGAAACCTTTAAATCGTTTATCGGGCTGTATCCCATTCCCTACGTCCACGGAATGACGATTGGTGAACTGGCCGAGCTTTTTAACACCGCCTACGGCATTGGCGCGGATCTGACCATTGTTAAGATGGAAGGCTGGAGGCGGGACATGCTTTTCAACGATACCGGCCTGCTGTGGATTCCCACCTCTCCGCATGTACCCCATGCCGACACGCCGTTTTTCCTGGCCACCACCGGAGGGTTCGGAGAGCTGGGGACGATTAGTGAAGGTGTGGGAACGCCGACCCCCTTCGAATTGGTTGGTGCGCCTTGGGTTTCGGCCACGAAACTGGCCAGGGCATTGAACGCGGCCAAACTTCCCGGAGTCTATTTTCGGCCGCTCAGTTTTCACCAATATTACGCCCATTTCTCCGGAAAAACCTGCAACGGGGTGCAGATTCACATCTTAAATCGGCGCCGCTTTTTGCCCATGCGGACACAAATCACCATTCTGGCAACGCTTTACCACTTGTACCCGAATGCCGGGATTTTTGATACGGATCGTGTGAAGAGCTTTTACCGCGCCATGGGAACGGACAAAATCCGGAAAGAAATTGAAGCCGGTTGGACGGTCGACCAGATTCTGAACGCAGACAAGCCGGAACTTCTCCGATTCCTTCGGTTGCGCAAAAAATTTCTGTTGTATTAA
- a CDS encoding ATP-binding cassette domain-containing protein, translating into MNTVEFQSVTKSFGDVRAVDHLTFSIPRGSIYGLLGPNGAGKTTSIRMLMQIILPDSGTIRVFGQDQKNGYLDRIGYLPEERGLYRKMKVKDVIAFFGELHGIKPSDIKKRTTFWLERFDLSEWSDRKVEELSRGMQQKLQFIITIFHQPDLIILDEPFTGLDPVNAQLVKDVILEEHKRGITIIFSTHLMEQVEKLCDRICLINKGQAILEGKIQDIKQRFGKNHVIVSYSGESDFLSDLSIQSYNDYGNYVEILLAKEADPQDLLRKIIRQADVHKFEVTEPSMHEIFIETVQSLGGNKNE; encoded by the coding sequence ATGAATACTGTGGAATTTCAATCGGTTACGAAAAGTTTTGGCGACGTCCGTGCCGTGGATCATCTGACATTTTCGATCCCCCGTGGGAGCATTTACGGACTGTTGGGTCCCAATGGGGCCGGCAAAACCACCAGCATTCGTATGCTGATGCAAATTATTTTACCCGACTCGGGTACCATTCGCGTGTTCGGACAGGATCAGAAAAACGGCTATCTGGATCGAATCGGCTACCTCCCGGAAGAACGCGGTTTGTACCGAAAAATGAAGGTTAAAGATGTGATCGCGTTTTTTGGCGAGCTCCACGGGATTAAACCGTCCGACATCAAGAAACGCACCACATTCTGGCTGGAACGCTTTGATTTGTCAGAATGGAGCGATCGAAAGGTGGAAGAGCTTTCCCGGGGCATGCAGCAAAAATTACAATTCATTATCACCATTTTTCACCAGCCGGATCTGATTATTTTGGATGAACCCTTCACAGGTCTGGACCCGGTGAACGCGCAGCTCGTGAAAGATGTCATTCTGGAGGAACACAAGCGAGGAATCACCATTATCTTCTCCACCCATTTAATGGAACAGGTGGAAAAACTGTGCGACCGCATTTGCCTGATCAACAAGGGACAGGCTATTCTGGAAGGCAAGATTCAAGACATCAAACAAAGATTTGGGAAAAATCATGTGATTGTTTCCTATTCAGGGGAGTCGGATTTTCTCTCTGATCTCTCTATTCAATCGTATAACGATTACGGAAATTACGTGGAAATCTTGTTGGCGAAAGAGGCTGATCCGCAAGACCTGCTGAGAAAAATAATCAGGCAGGCAGATGTGCATAAATTTGAAGTCACGGAACCCTCGATGCACGAGATTTTCATTGAGACCGTTCAATCGCTGGGAGGGAATAAAAATGAATAA